A DNA window from Camelina sativa cultivar DH55 chromosome 17, Cs, whole genome shotgun sequence contains the following coding sequences:
- the LOC109129964 gene encoding uncharacterized protein LOC109129964, with protein sequence MIPQSSCSSLHFLLPVYVSHPLLCPELGTFPRSWVLRRNYKVLNFRFISCGVRRDSNNLRLPDYSSTRRFLISTSSNEFKVEEASKENSFSNIREDPIVDKLRTQLGVIHPIPSPPVTRSVISLFVFFFFVGVAFDKIWTWRKRQRETGGDGSQRGAGQWPQVPTSFSLFLEKDLQRKESVEWVNMVLGKLWEVYRAGIENWLVGLLQPVIDDLKKKPDYVQRVEIKQFSLGDEPLSVRNVERRTSRRANDLQYVCT encoded by the coding sequence CTTCTTGTTCGAGTTTGCATTTCCTGTTACCTGTTTATGTGTCTCATCCTCTGCTCTGTCCTGAGCTCGGCACGTTTCCAAGGAGTTGGGTTTTGCGTCGGAACtataaagttttgaactttCGGTTTATTTCGTGTGGAGTTCGCCGGGATTCGAATAACCTAAGATTGCCGGATTATTCTAGTACAAGGAGATTTCTTATCTCTACGTCTTCCAATGAATTCAAAGTCGAGGAAGCTTCGAAAGAGAACAGTTTTAGTAATATTAGGGAAGATCCGATAGTGGATAAGCTTAGGACACAATTGGGTGTAATCCATCCAATCCCGTCACCACCTGTTACCCGTAGTGTGATTAGTctattcgttttctttttcttcgttgGTGTTGCTTTTGATAAAATATGGACGTGGAGAAAGAGGCAGAGAGAAACGGGTGGAGATGGAAGCCAACGAGGAGCAGGACAATGGCCACAGGTTCCCACCAGCTTCTCCTTGTTCCTAGAGAAAGATTTGCAAAGAAAAGAGTCCGTGGAGTGGGTGAATATGGTTTTGGGGAAGCTCTGGGAAGTGTATAGAGCTGGGATTGAGAATTGGCTTGTTGGTTTGTTGCAGCCTGTGATTGATGACTTGAAGAAGAAGCCTGATTATGTCCAGAGAGTTGAGATTAAGCAGTTTTCTTTAGGGGATGAGCCTTTGTCTGTCAGAAATGTTGAGAGGAGAACATCTCGCCGTGCCAATGACTTGCAGTACGTGTGTACTTGA